From Acidobacteriota bacterium:
AGAAGAACCATATCCACGGAACTTTTCTCAAATAAAGAGATTGCTTTTTCTCCAGATGGCGCTTCAATAACTTTATAATTTCTTTCTTCAAGGAACTCTTTGAGCAATTCTCTCTGAGAAAGTTCATCTTCAATTAGCAATAATTGCATCCCTTACACCTCCTTTTTAGTCGACAGGGTGATGGTTACTGTTGTTCCCTCTCCTTCTTTACTTTTTATATCAATTTTTCCATTATGGGCTTCGATTATTTTTTTTGCGATTGGAAGACCCAGCCCCATTCCTTTCTCCTTTGAAGAATAAAAAAGATCAAACACTCTTTCAATTTCCTCAGGTTTGATCCCTTCTCCAGTATCTTTAATTTCAATCTTAATTTTACCGTCTTTTTCATTAGCTGATATAGAAACTAAGCCTTCCCTTGTTGCTTCAATCGAATTTCTAATCAAATTTGAAATAGCCTGAGATACATAAAAAGGATCCACATTTATATAAATATCAGGGGGGATTAAATTTTCAAATCGAATACTATTCAACTTTTTATCGATTTTCTCTATGTTCTGTTTGATTAAATCCTTGATAAAATCCTTTAAGTTTATCCTGTTTCGATTCAGATTAATTGACTTTGTAAATACAGAAAATTTCTCAATAGTTTCGCTCATTTTTTGAACTTCATTGGTCATGATGTTTATGTATCTCATACAATCATTTTTTAGTCTATCATTGGAATTTTCTACCCGTCTTTTAAGCATTTGAACAGACATACTAATTGAGTTTAGCGGGTTTTTAACTTCATGAGCTACTCCAGCTGATAGGAGAGCTAATTCCTCATACCTTTCTCTTTTTAACTTTTCCTCTTTGAGTTCTCTTTCCTTTTTATAATATCTCTCCTGGAGTTTGTAATTAAAAAATAAACCTGCACCTCCAAGGAAAATTAAAACTAATGCCAGTAAAATTGAGTTTATTTCACTCCTTCTGTAGATGGTTTTCAAGATACTATGAGCATATCCAAATATCAGATAGAGCTGATTATTTTTTTCATCAAAAAAGGGAACTTTTACCTGAACAATTTTTCCGATTGGAGATTCAACAAATTCAAACTTTTTTAATGATTCAACATTTTTTTCTATGGGTAAATATCCTTCATATTTTGAACTCCATAAAAGAACATTTCCTTTTTTATTTAAAAGAGCCATGTAGATTAAATCACCTGCTTCTGTGAGTAAATCTAAAAGATGCTGAAAATCTACTCTTTCTCCAGGAGATCTGTAAGAAGATTCCAGGGAAAGTTTAAGAAAATCTCCCAGAGAGAGACAGTGTTTTGCAGACAGATTTTCCAATTCTTTGTAAGTTTTT
This genomic window contains:
- a CDS encoding HAMP domain-containing sensor histidine kinase; this translates as MIIFIVALSFYSYFSRQKTYKELENLSAKHCLSLGDFLKLSLESSYRSPGERVDFQHLLDLLTEAGDLIYMALLNKKGNVLLWSSKYEGYLPIEKNVESLKKFEFVESPIGKIVQVKVPFFDEKNNQLYLIFGYAHSILKTIYRRSEINSILLALVLIFLGGAGLFFNYKLQERYYKKERELKEEKLKRERYEELALLSAGVAHEVKNPLNSISMSVQMLKRRVENSNDRLKNDCMRYINIMTNEVQKMSETIEKFSVFTKSINLNRNRINLKDFIKDLIKQNIEKIDKKLNSIRFENLIPPDIYINVDPFYVSQAISNLIRNSIEATREGLVSISANEKDGKIKIEIKDTGEGIKPEEIERVFDLFYSSKEKGMGLGLPIAKKIIEAHNGKIDIKSKEGEGTTVTITLSTKKEV